In a genomic window of Candidatus Thiothrix sulfatifontis:
- a CDS encoding ABC transporter permease gives MNADTVILILVATITAGVPLIFAALGELVVEKSGVLNLGVEGMMIVGAISGFMVAAESGQLWLGVLAGAGAGMLMALIFAFITLTLMANQVATGLALTIFGIGLSAYMGQAYSSVALEGIKSLHISLLSDLPVLGQLLFSYDPLVYLALLLFPLLVWFLYHSRGGLIVRAIGESPTSAHALGYPVIRIRYLAVLFGGAMAGIGGAYLSLAYTPLWSEGMTAGRGWIALALVVFATWRPGRVLLGAFLFGGVTIAQFHVQGLGVDIPSQFLSMLPYLATIAVLVLISRNAKTIRLNAPASLGQAFHREVH, from the coding sequence ATGAATGCCGATACCGTTATTCTGATTCTGGTGGCGACGATTACCGCCGGTGTGCCGCTGATTTTTGCCGCATTGGGCGAGCTGGTGGTGGAAAAATCCGGTGTTCTGAATTTGGGCGTGGAAGGCATGATGATTGTCGGCGCAATCAGCGGTTTCATGGTGGCTGCCGAATCCGGGCAATTGTGGCTGGGGGTGTTGGCGGGTGCTGGGGCGGGTATGTTGATGGCGCTGATTTTCGCGTTCATCACCCTGACTTTGATGGCAAATCAGGTGGCAACTGGGTTGGCTTTGACGATTTTCGGCATCGGTTTGAGTGCGTATATGGGGCAGGCATACAGCAGTGTGGCGTTGGAAGGCATCAAATCCCTGCATATTTCGCTGCTGAGTGACTTGCCGGTGCTGGGTCAATTGCTGTTTAGCTATGACCCACTGGTGTATCTGGCGTTGCTGCTGTTTCCGCTGTTGGTGTGGTTTTTGTATCACAGTCGGGGCGGGTTGATTGTGCGGGCGATTGGTGAATCGCCGACTTCAGCACACGCGCTGGGTTATCCGGTGATTCGCATTCGTTATCTGGCGGTGCTGTTTGGCGGGGCAATGGCGGGGATTGGCGGTGCGTATTTGTCACTGGCATATACCCCGTTGTGGTCGGAAGGCATGACTGCCGGGCGCGGTTGGATTGCGCTGGCACTGGTGGTGTTTGCCACTTGGCGACCGGGGCGGGTGCTGTTGGGCGCGTTCCTGTTTGGCGGCGTGACCATTGCCCAGTTTCACGTGCAGGGGCTGGGGGTGGATATTCCCTCGCAGTTTCTGTCGATGTTGCCGTATCTGGCAACGATTGCGGTGTTGGTGCTGATTTCACGCAATGCCAAGACTATTCGCCTGAATGCCCCCGCGTCATTGGGGCAGGCTTTCCATCGTGAAGTTCATTAA
- a CDS encoding ABC transporter permease: MLFKLQPRPQPSQRMVWLSPLLAIALMLLVGMVIFTLLGQSPIKAFHAFFIEPINDMYGLGELLIKASPLALIALGLSVGFRANVWNIGAEGQLTIGAIAAGGVALWFYETESLWVLPLMLMAGALGGMLWAAIPALLRTRFHTSEILVSLMLVYVAQLLLSWLVHGPWRDPDGFGFPQSRQFTESAILPIMLEGTRTHAGIWLTLIALVMVFVFMRWSVVAFQMRVAGLAPRAADYAGFNAKRTIWIGLLTGGAAAGIAGMNEIAGPIGQLSMPLSPGYGFAAIIVAFVGRLHPIGILLASLLMALLYLGGESAQMQLALPAAVSGVFQGLLLFFLLATDVLIHFRLTPTWGSKA; this comes from the coding sequence ATGCTGTTTAAACTGCAACCCCGCCCGCAACCATCCCAGCGCATGGTCTGGCTGTCGCCGTTGCTGGCGATTGCGCTGATGTTGTTAGTCGGCATGGTCATTTTCACCTTGCTGGGGCAAAGCCCGATCAAGGCATTTCATGCGTTTTTCATCGAACCTATCAATGATATGTACGGCTTGGGCGAATTGCTGATTAAGGCATCGCCGCTGGCATTGATAGCCTTGGGCTTGTCGGTCGGTTTCCGCGCCAATGTGTGGAATATCGGCGCGGAAGGGCAATTGACCATCGGCGCGATTGCCGCTGGTGGCGTAGCCTTGTGGTTTTACGAAACTGAAAGCCTGTGGGTTTTACCGCTCATGCTCATGGCGGGTGCACTCGGTGGAATGCTGTGGGCGGCGATTCCAGCGTTACTGCGTACCCGTTTTCATACCAGCGAAATTCTGGTGAGTTTGATGTTGGTGTATGTCGCCCAATTGTTGCTGAGTTGGTTGGTGCATGGGCCTTGGCGCGACCCGGATGGCTTTGGTTTTCCGCAATCCCGGCAGTTTACTGAATCAGCGATTCTGCCGATTATGTTGGAAGGCACGCGCACCCATGCGGGCATTTGGCTAACGCTGATTGCGCTGGTGATGGTGTTTGTGTTCATGCGCTGGAGCGTGGTGGCGTTTCAAATGCGGGTAGCGGGGCTTGCGCCTAGGGCGGCGGATTATGCTGGGTTCAATGCCAAACGCACGATCTGGATCGGTTTGCTCACGGGCGGGGCGGCGGCTGGTATTGCGGGGATGAATGAAATCGCAGGGCCTATCGGGCAATTGAGTATGCCGCTGTCACCGGGCTATGGCTTTGCCGCGATCATTGTAGCGTTTGTAGGGCGCTTGCATCCGATTGGTATTTTGCTGGCCAGCCTGTTAATGGCGCTGCTGTATCTGGGCGGTGAATCGGCACAAATGCAATTGGCGCTGCCCGCTGCGGTGAGTGGTGTGTTTCAGGGCTTGCTGCTGTTCTTTTTGCTGGCAACCGATGTGTTAATCCATTTTCGCCTGACACCGACGTGGGGGAGCAAAGCATGA
- the guaD gene encoding guanine deaminase translates to MTQVKAFRAAIVHLLDEPGYELNPVPAAVEYFADGILLVENGYVRAVGAANALLPHLPEGCELLEFPDHLIIPGMIDTHIHYPQTDMIASYGEQLLEWLETYTFPTERQFSDPHHAREVADFFLGELLRNGTTTACVFGTVHPESVDAFFAAAETRNLRMIAGKVMMDRNCPDYLQDTPESAYQDSKALIEKWHGRGRLSYAVTPRFAPTSTPEQLSKAGQLLQEFPDVYLHTHVAENRAEVAWVQELFPDSRSYLDVYHQHGLLKPRSVMAHCIYLDEADKQCMAETGAAVAFCPTSNLFIGSGLFDVMDTKAHGIRVGMGTDVGGGSSFSLLQTANEAYKVTQLRGNKLSAFQMLYLATLGGAKALYLDDKIGNFAPGKEADFVLLNPKATPLLERRLRHCQDIAELLFVLMMLGDDRVVSKTWIMGEEASIGYTASK, encoded by the coding sequence ATGACTCAAGTAAAAGCGTTTCGGGCTGCTATCGTTCACTTGCTGGATGAGCCGGGGTATGAATTGAACCCTGTGCCTGCTGCCGTTGAGTATTTTGCGGACGGGATTCTGTTGGTGGAAAATGGTTATGTGCGTGCGGTAGGGGCTGCCAACGCGTTACTGCCACACTTGCCGGAAGGCTGCGAATTACTGGAATTCCCCGATCATTTGATCATTCCCGGCATGATCGACACCCACATTCACTACCCGCAAACCGACATGATTGCGTCTTATGGCGAGCAATTGTTGGAATGGCTGGAAACTTATACTTTTCCCACCGAACGTCAATTTTCTGACCCGCACCATGCTCGCGAAGTGGCTGATTTCTTTCTGGGGGAATTGCTGCGTAATGGTACGACGACGGCGTGCGTATTCGGCACGGTGCATCCCGAATCGGTGGACGCTTTCTTTGCCGCTGCCGAAACCCGTAACCTGCGCATGATTGCTGGTAAGGTGATGATGGATCGCAATTGCCCGGATTATCTGCAAGATACCCCGGAAAGTGCGTATCAGGACAGCAAGGCATTGATTGAAAAGTGGCACGGGCGCGGGCGTTTGTCTTACGCGGTGACACCGCGTTTTGCCCCGACCTCGACACCTGAGCAACTCAGCAAGGCGGGGCAATTGTTGCAGGAATTTCCTGATGTTTACCTGCATACGCATGTTGCGGAAAACCGGGCGGAAGTGGCATGGGTGCAGGAACTGTTTCCCGACAGCCGCAGCTATTTGGATGTGTATCACCAGCATGGTTTGTTGAAACCGCGTTCCGTGATGGCGCATTGCATTTATCTGGATGAAGCGGACAAGCAGTGCATGGCGGAAACGGGCGCGGCAGTGGCGTTTTGCCCCACGTCTAACCTGTTTATCGGCAGCGGTTTGTTTGATGTGATGGATACTAAGGCGCATGGAATCCGGGTCGGCATGGGCACGGATGTGGGCGGCGGCAGCAGTTTCAGCTTGCTGCAAACCGCTAACGAAGCCTACAAAGTTACCCAATTGCGTGGCAACAAGCTGTCAGCATTCCAAATGCTGTATCTGGCAACACTGGGCGGGGCAAAGGCGCTGTATCTGGATGACAAGATTGGCAATTTCGCCCCCGGTAAAGAGGCGGATTTTGTGTTGCTGAACCCCAAGGCAACGCCGTTGCTGGAACGGCGTTTGCGGCATTGTCAGGATATTGCGGAATTGCTATTTGTGCTGATGATGTTGGGGGATGATCGGGTGGTTAGCAAAACATGGATTATGGGGGAGGAGGCATCCATAGGCTATACTGCGTCAAAATAG
- a CDS encoding BMP family ABC transporter substrate-binding protein: MMTNPFTTQRNPRLKTLLGSLLVASSLLLGTAQAEDKLKVGFIYVSPIGDAGWTYQHDTGRKALEEKFGDKIEVKVLDTIPEGAEAERVTRELASSGYKMIFGTSFGYMNPMLKVAKTFPDTHFEHATGYKTTDNLGNYNARFYEGRYLAGMIAGSMTKDNKLGYVAAFPIPEVLQGINAYMLGAQSVNPKIEMNVVWVNSWFDPGREREAADTLIDQGADVITHHTDSTAAVIAAQEKKKYAIAYHSDMSKYGKDAHLTAVTHHWGDYYIKQVQSQLDGTWKPGSIWGGIKDGMVDLAPMSDAVPADVKTKVEAAKGKIKDGSLHPFAGPVVDQDGKEIVAAGGNMSDEAMSKMDFYVKGITGKLPK, translated from the coding sequence ATGATGACAAACCCGTTCACTACGCAACGCAACCCACGGCTGAAAACTTTGCTGGGGTCGTTACTGGTTGCCAGTTCGCTGCTGTTGGGCACGGCACAGGCTGAAGACAAGCTCAAAGTCGGTTTCATTTACGTCAGCCCGATTGGGGATGCTGGCTGGACATACCAGCATGACACCGGGCGCAAAGCATTGGAGGAAAAGTTCGGCGACAAAATCGAAGTCAAGGTATTGGATACTATCCCAGAAGGTGCAGAAGCGGAACGTGTTACCCGTGAACTGGCGAGTAGCGGTTACAAGATGATTTTCGGCACATCGTTTGGGTACATGAACCCGATGCTCAAAGTTGCCAAGACATTCCCGGATACGCATTTTGAACACGCGACAGGTTACAAAACGACCGATAATCTGGGCAATTACAATGCGCGTTTTTACGAAGGGCGTTATTTGGCGGGCATGATTGCGGGGTCAATGACCAAGGATAACAAGCTGGGTTATGTGGCGGCGTTCCCTATCCCCGAAGTATTGCAGGGGATTAATGCCTACATGCTGGGGGCGCAGAGTGTCAATCCGAAAATCGAGATGAATGTGGTGTGGGTGAATTCGTGGTTCGATCCGGGTCGGGAGCGTGAAGCGGCGGATACCCTGATTGACCAAGGCGCGGACGTGATTACGCACCATACCGATTCCACCGCTGCGGTGATTGCGGCACAGGAAAAGAAGAAATACGCCATCGCCTACCATTCCGATATGTCCAAATACGGCAAGGATGCGCATTTGACGGCTGTTACCCATCACTGGGGTGACTATTACATCAAGCAAGTGCAAAGCCAATTGGATGGTACGTGGAAACCGGGCAGCATCTGGGGCGGTATCAAGGATGGCATGGTGGATTTAGCGCCGATGAGCGATGCGGTTCCTGCTGATGTCAAAACCAAGGTGGAAGCCGCTAAAGGCAAGATCAAGGATGGCAGTTTGCACCCATTTGCGGGGCCAGTTGTTGATCAGGACGGCAAGGAAATCGTTGCTGCTGGCGGCAATATGTCGGATGAAGCTATGTCGAAAATGGATTTCTATGTGAAAGGGATTACGGGCAAATTGCCGAAGTAA